One stretch of Streptomyces sp. MMBL 11-1 DNA includes these proteins:
- a CDS encoding phage tail protein I: MTRAAIPGLPSRYPIGELLPALYADDDLAQRFTAGLDTVLAPVLSTLDNLPAYFDPSLAPADFLPWLASWVGVEADPAWPVELRRAVVARAVELHRWRGTRRGLIERLRLCCGVHADVRDGGGATWSAEPGTTLPPPPTGELLVRVWPVREGVAVDARRVLDVAAASCPVHLTCRVEVLPGPPGEPEQTGS, translated from the coding sequence ATGACGCGGGCCGCGATACCCGGGCTGCCCAGCCGGTACCCGATCGGCGAGCTGCTGCCCGCCCTCTACGCGGACGACGACCTGGCCCAGCGGTTCACGGCGGGCCTGGACACGGTGCTGGCCCCGGTCCTGTCCACCCTGGACAACCTGCCCGCGTACTTCGACCCGTCGCTGGCCCCGGCCGACTTCCTGCCCTGGCTGGCGTCCTGGGTGGGCGTCGAGGCCGATCCGGCGTGGCCGGTCGAGCTGCGCCGGGCCGTCGTCGCGCGCGCCGTGGAGCTGCACCGGTGGCGCGGCACGCGGCGGGGTCTGATCGAGCGGCTGCGGCTCTGCTGCGGTGTGCACGCGGACGTCCGGGACGGCGGGGGCGCCACCTGGTCGGCCGAGCCGGGCACGACGCTCCCGCCGCCGCCCACCGGTGAACTGCTCGTCCGGGTCTGGCCGGTGCGCGAGGGCGTCGCGGTGGACGCCCGGCGCGTCCTGGACGTCGCAGCCGCTTCGTGCCCCGTCCACCTCACCTGCCGGGTGGAGGTCCTGCCGGGCCCGCCCGGAGAGCCCGAACAGACAGGAAGCTGA